ACCATGCCGCTGATCGACCGGGCGACCAACACTCTAGACCTGTTCGAACTGGATGACATCGGCCATCGGCCGGTGGCGTTCATATGCCATAGCCTTGGCGGCCTGTTGGTCAAACAGGCCCTGAGACTGGCTGCCGAATCGAGAAACCCCGCGTGGCGAGCCATTGCCGAGCACGTCGGGCTCATCGTATTTCTGTCGACCCCGCATTCGGGGGCGGACATGGCAAGCTGGATACAATACCTCGGGAAACTTTTGCGCACCACGGTCACCGTCGAAGAGCTTGAAGCCCATCATCCCCGTCTGCGCGAGCTTAATGATTGGTATCGGGACAACGTTGAGAGTCTGGGGATTGAGACCTTCGTGTACTGTGAAAAGTTACCCACGGCAGGGATACTGGTGGTCAATGAAACCACTGCCAATCCGGGCATCGCTGGGGTCAGGCCAATCCCGGTGGATGAGGATCATGTGTCGATCTGTAAGCCGTCTTCTAGAGAGGCCCAAATTTACCGAAGGGTCAAACGCCTGATCGAAACGAACCTTCTCAATCGAGGTGTGTCAGAATCTGCAACCACGCAGACCACGCACGACAACAGGCACAGGAATCGTTCACCCGAACAAGGCCTACCATTCTCCGGGAAAGCAAAAATCGAATTTGGGCGGCGGATGACATCAGATTGGCCTGAGTTAGCCGACTACTTCGAGATTCCCACAGCCGATCGGGCACGCTTCAAACGGGGGCGCGAACCTCACGGGGTGTGGGAATGGCTGGAAGCCCGATCCCGACTGCGGAACTTGCCTGAGGCTCTGCGCGACATCGGGCGCGATGACCTCTTGGAGGAATTCTTCGACCACCCTCAGTAGGCCCGTCGCGTCCTGGTGCGCCGGACGCGACGGGCCCCATCACAACGGCGCAGGGGCGGGAACGACCCTGGCAACACTATTACAAGAAATGCCTCAGGCGCTGGTCGGACCTACGGTATGCGCTGGACACACGATTCGTTCAGTTAACCTTGCTGGTGGATCAAGGAGAGGACACCCAAGGTCCGAGATGGCAAGCGTCAAGTGAGACATTCCAAGGTCTTCGGGAGGTGCTGGATCGGGTGCCGGAGCAAGCCATCGTGCTCTTGGGACCGCCGGGGTCAGGAAAAAGCACGCTGCTGCGGCATTTCGAGCTGGACGGCGCTCGTGCTGTGCTTGACGGGACCGCTGAGCATTTCATCACCTCAGCACCACTGACATTCTTCATCCAACTCAATGACTATAAGGCCGACAGCCCCCATGATCCCATGCCCGATCCCAAAGACTGGCTGGCCGACCGGTGGGCCGCCCAGTGGCCGAAGTTGCCTCCTTTGGACACCCTCTTGCGGGAACAACGCCTGACCCTGCTCCTGGATGCCCTCAATGAAATGCCCTATCCCGGCCCGGAACCTGTGCAGCGTTGGAAAGACTATTTGCGCCATCTCGCCCAAGAGCATTCTGAGACTCGCGTGGTCTTCTCCTGTCGCAGTCTTGATTACAGTGCCTCACTGTCATCCAACGAGTTTCCAGTCCCCCAGGTACGGATCGAATCCCTGTCCGATGAACAGGTCCAAAGTTTTCTGGAGGTCTATTGTCCGGCTCATCACCAAACCCTGTGGGATAACCTTCGGAATTCGCCTCAGCTCGATCTCTTGCGATTGCCGTACTATCTCAAACTGCTCATCGACCAAACAGCCACCGGAGAGATCCCGGCGGGGCGGGCCGCCCTCTTTACGGGCTTTGTCCGGCAAGCGCTGAAGCGGGAAGTAGATGGGGACAACCCACTGTTTCAGCCGGGCCGACTATTGGATCACCGGGATCTTCGCCAACTCACACTGGCGAGTGCTGGCAAACAACCATTTGCCCTGCCTGAACGTGGACCCTTGGTGCCCCAATTGAGCCAACTGGCCTTCTCGATGCAGCACCGCCAACCCGTTCAACAGGAAGTCCCCCATCAGCAGGCGGGAAGGGAAAGCGGACAAGTGCGGGTGTCATACGATGAGGCGGTGGCTGCCATCGACCATCCCGCTGCGGAAGACATCCTCAATGCCGGTGGGGCGCTCGGCATGTTGGAAGAAGATTTGGGGCGCCTAGGACAGAATGAGATTCTTTTTATCCATCAATTGGTACAGGAATATTTCGCCGCGCGAAAGTTGGCGCACGAGCCGAATCCGGAATTGGTGGCCCAGGAATGGCGACAGGACCGGGTGATGCCGAACTTGGCCGACACGATAACCCGGCTGGCCGGTTCCGACCCCCTCCCGCTGTTACCGACCAGTGGGTGGGAGGAAACGACCATCCTGGCATCCGCCATGGCGGAGCAGCCTGACCGGTTCCTGACCGACATGATGGCCCATCATCTCCCGCTGGCCGGGCGCTGTGCTGCGCAAGGGGAGGGAACCGTTTCAGACCAGCTCAAGACCACACTCCGTCTGGCCTTGGTGGAAAGAATCCAGGATCCGGAAGCCGATCTGCGAGCACGTATCGAGGCCGGTCTGACGTTGGGTGAACTGGGCGTTCCCCGGTTTGAGTGGGAGGAAGGACCTGAAGGTCCCTACTGGCTCCCACCGTTGATCGAAATTCCCGGGGGAAGGTATACCATCGGCAGTGATGAGGGAAAAGAAGAAGACGAGAAACCAGCCCATGAGATCGAGCTGGAACCCTTTCTGATGGGGCAATTCCCTGTGACGAACGCCGAATGGGCCCTGTTTGTGAAAGCCGGCGGGTATGACGATGAACGCTGGTGGGAGACAGATCAGGCCAAAGCCTGGCGTCGAGGTGAAACCACCGCCGAGGGGCCGAAGGAGGATTGGCGCTCCTGGCGCAAACGGTTTCATACCAACCCCGAGAAAATTCGTGAGCGGATGAACCAAGGACGAATGACGTCAAAAATGGCTGAACAATGGGAAAAATTTGTCCGAATGAACGACAAGCAATTTGAAGCGGCTCTCGAGGAATGTTGGCCAGCTGGCCGCCAAACCAAACCAGCTTACTGGACTGATGCGAACTTCAATAATTCCCAACAACCCGTCGTCGGCATATGTTGGCATGAAGCCCGGGCCTATTGTGCCTGGCTCAGTGCGCAGATAAACGTAGGCTATCGATTGCCCACTGAAGCCGAGTGGGAAGCGGCAGCCAGAGGTTTCCCAAGACGTCGCTTTGCATACGGAGATGAGTTCGATGCGGTCCGGTGCAATTCGTTTGAAACGCACATTCGACGGACCACACCCATTGGTGTGTTCCCAGGAGGCCGAACCCCGGAGGGCCTCATGGACATGACCGGAAACGTCTGGGAATGGACCAGCAGCCTGTATCAACCCTATCCTTACCAATATCCCGATGGACGTGAAGTTCCCGTCACCGGGGCAGGCCGTCGAGTCCTGCGGGGCGGGTCATGGTACGATAACCAGAACCTCATGCACGCTACGTATCGCGGCAAGAGTCGTCCCGATGGCCGTTACAACCTCATCGGGTTTCGGGTGGTGCGGTCGTCCCCCATCTTTTCCTGATCTTCTGGTTTCTGATTGCCGCGTGAGCGGCAAAATGCGGTTTTTGGATAGTTTGGATTTCATTGTGCCAGTGTAAAATACTCGTGATGCTGGTTTCGGCCAGCGGGGCTCCCTGTGACAGGTAGGGTGGCCACGGACCTCCGAAAAAGGAAGCGGTGGGCGTTGGCCCACCCTACAAATTTGAAATGTTCTGGGTGTGAAACGGAGAGCAACGGCGGTCCCCGGATTGAAAGCCTGACCTTGTCCGTCAATATCGCAAATGGAGACAATGTCCAGAAATGGTAGGGTGGGCATCGCCCACCAATTAGATCGATGCCCCAATATCGACGAGCGAGGATACCCGGTGGAACATATTTTTTTACGGTCGTAACCTATCATCGTCAGTCACTTCTGGAAAATCCTTTATGTCAGGACATTCTCTGGACGGTTATCCAAGAAGTCAAAACGGAACTTCCCTTTACGCAGGACGCATGGGTGTATCTGCCTGATCATCTGCACTGCCTATGGACGTTGCCTGAAGGAGACTCCGATTACTCCAAGCGCTGGGGATTGATAAAAGCGCGATTTTCGAAACAGGCCAAAGGGCTTATGAAGGAAAACCGTGGGCTAGGAGTTTCTCCCGGTAAGAAGCGCGAAGCGGCAATTTGGCAGCAACGGTTTTGGGAGCATACCATTCGCGACGAACATGATCTTCGGAGGCATCTGGACTATATTCATTACAATCCTTTGAAACATAGATTGGTCGAACGAGTGGAGGACTGGCCACATTCGTCATTTCATCCGTTAGGAAAGGAATGTATCCTATGGATTGGGGAGGTAGAGTCGTTTTACCAGATGTTGAAGATTTCGGAGAATGAAAAAATGTTTTGGGGATCAGATAGGGCAGGCATTGTCCACCAATTTGGCCGGTGAGTATTACCCACCATTTCATACAGTCCGAGGGAAGCCAAGTGCACTGCAGACTGCTTCCACCGGTTCTTTTGTGACGCACTTCCTTTTTCATGAGTTGGCTGTGGAAAAAGCCGGTGGGGTACCGGGTATCTACGATATGTCGACGATCTGGCGCTGTTCAGCGACCACGCACGTGACTTGTGGGAGTGGAAACAGGCAATCAGCGAACGCCTGGCCATGCTCAGGCTGACTCTGCATCCCCTCGCCCAAGTCAGCCCGACCAGGCACGGCATCCCCTGGCTCGGGTTTATCGTGTATCCAAACCACCGTCGAGTGAAAGCCCGCAATTTGCGAAACTTTCAGCATCAACTACGGGACCGCTGGCAGGAGTATTGCGAAGGCCACATCACCTTTGCTGAATTTAACTCTAACGTTCAGGGTTGGATCAACCATGTCCGTTATGCCAACACCTGGGACTTACGCCGACATGTGTTGGCACAGCCCTTGTTGAAGCCAACTGCTACGAAACATGCACGCAATGCGGGGTACCCGCGCTTGAATGAGACAATTGAATAATTCGAAATTCTTTCAATGCCGGTTGGCTTTGGCATATTCCAAGAATTCTCAATAGCAAGAGGGAATGTTCAAAATGGCCGGTCCAGCAAGACCGCAGGGCTTTTGGCGCGCGGAGCGTACAGAAAGTACGTGAGCACGACAAAAGATCGAGAACGCCGCTGGCGGCATTTTTCAACATTCCCTGAATTGCCGCTTACGCGGCACCCCGTGAGCAGGAAGTCAGGAAGAGATGGGGGACGACCGCACCACCCGAAACCCGAGGCGGTTATTACGGTAATCGGGACGGGCGCAGAAGCGAGACGTGGCGAGCGCGTCGAGCTGGTGATTGAGCCAGGACCCCCCACGCAGGACACGCGAATTCTCGGTCGCACTATTCATCTCCTTTTTGGGGTTCTCGGATTCGTTGAGGCACCATTCCCAGACATTCCCGCTCATATCCAGAGCCCCCATGGATGATTGGCCCTGAGGATACAGTCCCACGGCTGTGGTGCGGGATAGGCCGCTTTCAAAGGTATTGGCGAACTCAGGATACCAATCTTTTCCCCAGGGATAATGATTGGCTGACTGACCTCCAGTGGCCGCCTGCTGCCATTCCCACTCCGTCGGGAGCCGAATCTCATACCCTACTCTGTGGCTCAACCACCGGCAAAACACCATCGCATCGTACCAGGACACATTTTCTGCCGGATGGTTGTCTCGCGTTCGATATTGGTTCCCTGGTTCTTGTTCTCTCCCGGCTAACCCTTTCCACCACTTTTTCCAGCGATAGCCATCCTGGGCTTCCAGAAAACTCCGGTACTGCACCCAGGTGATCGGATAGCGGCTGATAGCGAACTCCTTAACCGTGAAGGTCCCCCCGTTGTCTTCCAGCGTGATCTTTCCCGGAGGGACCTCACACCATTTGAGGACCGGGAGGCCATCGGCGTTGAGGCCAACCCCCTCTCTGTGGTCCCCAATGTCAGCCAGGCGATCGCCGATGATGGCACGTTGTTGGGGTGTGGTGGCCGGATTGTCAATGTTCTCCAGCAGTCGATCGGCTTCGGAGCGGATGAATGCCTTCTCGGGGTCTGTCAATTCCGGCTGCAACCGTTCACGCATGTGATGGACAGGCTTTAACCGCTCATGACGCCACAAATTCGCGTCGGGGCGTCCCTGCCGTTCCCACTCCGCCGCGTCCAGCCTGACCTGCCGCAACAGGCGAAAATCATCGAAGCGCGCCTCGATCCACTCATGGAGACGCGGCCAGTTGGTCAATAACGCTTCATGGGCCACTTCCACAACTTCTTCTCCGCCAGGAGCATCGCTTCCGACAAACAGACGGGCTTGGGTAAATGTGTTGACCAACGCGTTCGCAGCCGGGGAGTCTATGAAACGACGAGAGGGTGCTCGTTTTCTGGTGGGGACACCGCACTCTGGATCAACCTCCACTAATTCCTTGAACACGTTACCAAACGCGGTGCGGGTATCCTGATCCAGCTCCCCATAGGCCGTGTCGGCACGTTTGGCAATGGCTCCTCGTACTCCTCCAAAGCTGTCATAGGCGGAGTCGGTCATAATAGTGGAGGGTTGGCAGGCGCGATACAATTCCGCCAGGGCAAACGCCATAAGCGCCAAGGCTCCCGGCTCATCTCCGGTATCTTCTAGGATGCGCCAGGGAAGTCCCTCATCAAAGGATACGCCCGCTAAAGAGGCCGGCCCGGTAATCATCACATAGAGAGCCCGTTTGTCCGGTGCCGCCAACGAAAACATCCCGTCATTCAGCAATGTTTCTAGTGACCGGTGTTTCAGACAATGCGGGTAGAAATCGGCCCGCAGGGTGATCACGGTGCAAAGCTGCGGTATCTTTGTTGCTTTCTCCAGCATGGCCAGAAACTGATGGTGATGTTCGGGCTTCGTTCGAGTAAACAGTTCTTCGAATTGGTCAATGAAGAGGAACAGTTTTCCTTCCGGGCGACCTTTCAGGATCCGGTCGGCGTACTCGGTGAGATCCCCTCTGGCGCGTAATTTCACCGCGATGTCCTTGTCTCGTTGGCCATGCTCCACCAGTCTTTGGTCGAGCCTGGATGCCAGTGCCATAAAGGGATCCTCGAAAATCCCAGGGGTGAACCGCACGCACTCCCACTGAAACCCACCGGCAATTTCTTCAAGACGTGGGATCACCCCCGCGGCAATCAGGGAGGACTTGCCGGAACCGGAGGCTCCCACGATGGCCAGAAAAGGGTTCTTGGACAGTTTGTCCAGTAGGGCCCTTGTCTCCCGTGCACGACCAAAGAAAATGGGAGCCTGGGCTTCGGTAAAGTGGCAGAGCCCTGGATAGGGTGATCCCTTCCAGGTCACCTGCTGCGGGGTCTTGGGAGGGGCAGGGGGTTCGAAAACCTGAAGCACGATATCTTCACGGTCAATGTGACGCAAGGCATCCGGGAGTTGATGGAGTTGATTGCGGACTTCTGCCCATTCCCAGATACGTCGTGGTTCATTCCCCTGTGGAAATGTTCGTTGTGTATCAGATGGAATATCGAGATAGGCTGCAACCTTCCACCAGTCATCCCCCAGACACTCACAAAATTTCAATTTTTGTTTGCCGGAATACTGTGCCACGAGTGGGTGGTCCCTTCTTACTTTGCTCCGAGTCGGTCGGCTAAATCTGCCCTTTCGATGGCCGCCAGGGCAGGCAGCAGTTCCGGTAGCCGCTGGCGGTTCTCTAACCACACCCAAATTCCGCGACCTTCGTCTCCTCGCTCGAACCGCGCCTGGTCTGCTGGACGGATGTGAAGGTAGTCGGCCAAGCGCTTCCAGTCGTCTCCCAGACCGTCACAAAAGGCAATCTTGGCTTTGCCGGAAAATCTGTTTCCTGGGGACTGGATTTGAGCCACGCCTTGGACACTTTTGGTCTGGGGACTGGTGGGGTTTGGTACATTTTGACGAATTTTGGTGACGAGTTGCCGCATGTGTTCCCGAATCTCCAAAAACAGTCTTTTGCGGCGGCCGGGATCTTGAAAATGTTCCTCGACGGTCTGGTCGCCGGCAGGCAGAAATTGACGACTCGCCAACCAGGCATGCCGACGCCATTCGCAGGCAGAGAGGATAACGGGAATCAGATGGGTTGTTCTCTGCAGGAAGCCTTGGATCTCGACATCCTGGCAGTATGGCGAATCCAGAAAGCTCTGGCTGACCAGCACCAGTGCCATATCCGATTGTTGGATATTGGTCTTCACCACCTCATCCCACAATTCACCGAGAAGAATCTGGCGATCAGTACAAAAGACGACCTGGTCCCGCTCCAGTCCCTTAAGAAAGCCAAACAGAGAGTTGTCCTCAAGATAGCCGGCATCCTTGTGACTGTAGCTTACAAAAATTTTTATGGTCCGGACCACACTTGTCTCCTTTGGATAGCTATTCCAATTTGAGGTGACGCCACGAATTGTATCGAAATTTTTTAATGATGGGAATGGAGTTCGGGACTATCCTCTGAATGCTCCATGTCCCCTGGGCTTTGCGACCCCCTCTTCTCTTTGAGAGAAGTCAGTCGGGTCGACTAGACAGTGATACACGGGAGAGAAAAATCAAAAATTGTTTGCCCTGGGCCCGGACAAGCCCATGACACGAATTCCGGCCGTCCCCTCAACCGAACCGTTGGGCTGTAGGTATGAGTTAAATGCACGATCTGTGAATTGGAAAATATCCGAGATGAAAAGACGGTCATCTATGACGAACATTCCATAAACATGAACAACCAGTTGCACCGGTCTTATATAATCTTTTCTCCTCTGGTGATTGATATTTCTTCCTCACACACCGATGAACTAACCGGGTTAGTTGGTGCAGTCCTTGAACA
Above is a window of Candidatus Nitrospira neomarina DNA encoding:
- a CDS encoding TIR domain-containing protein, with product MVRTIKIFVSYSHKDAGYLEDNSLFGFLKGLERDQVVFCTDRQILLGELWDEVVKTNIQQSDMALVLVSQSFLDSPYCQDVEIQGFLQRTTHLIPVILSACEWRRHAWLASRQFLPAGDQTVEEHFQDPGRRKRLFLEIREHMRQLVTKIRQNVPNPTSPQTKSVQGVAQIQSPGNRFSGKAKIAFCDGLGDDWKRLADYLHIRPADQARFERGDEGRGIWVWLENRQRLPELLPALAAIERADLADRLGAK
- a CDS encoding SUMF1/EgtB/PvdO family nonheme iron enzyme produces the protein MLDRVPEQAIVLLGPPGSGKSTLLRHFELDGARAVLDGTAEHFITSAPLTFFIQLNDYKADSPHDPMPDPKDWLADRWAAQWPKLPPLDTLLREQRLTLLLDALNEMPYPGPEPVQRWKDYLRHLAQEHSETRVVFSCRSLDYSASLSSNEFPVPQVRIESLSDEQVQSFLEVYCPAHHQTLWDNLRNSPQLDLLRLPYYLKLLIDQTATGEIPAGRAALFTGFVRQALKREVDGDNPLFQPGRLLDHRDLRQLTLASAGKQPFALPERGPLVPQLSQLAFSMQHRQPVQQEVPHQQAGRESGQVRVSYDEAVAAIDHPAAEDILNAGGALGMLEEDLGRLGQNEILFIHQLVQEYFAARKLAHEPNPELVAQEWRQDRVMPNLADTITRLAGSDPLPLLPTSGWEETTILASAMAEQPDRFLTDMMAHHLPLAGRCAAQGEGTVSDQLKTTLRLALVERIQDPEADLRARIEAGLTLGELGVPRFEWEEGPEGPYWLPPLIEIPGGRYTIGSDEGKEEDEKPAHEIELEPFLMGQFPVTNAEWALFVKAGGYDDERWWETDQAKAWRRGETTAEGPKEDWRSWRKRFHTNPEKIRERMNQGRMTSKMAEQWEKFVRMNDKQFEAALEECWPAGRQTKPAYWTDANFNNSQQPVVGICWHEARAYCAWLSAQINVGYRLPTEAEWEAAARGFPRRRFAYGDEFDAVRCNSFETHIRRTTPIGVFPGGRTPEGLMDMTGNVWEWTSSLYQPYPYQYPDGREVPVTGAGRRVLRGGSWYDNQNLMHATYRGKSRPDGRYNLIGFRVVRSSPIFS
- a CDS encoding nSTAND1 domain-containing NTPase, with product MAQYSGKQKLKFCECLGDDWWKVAAYLDIPSDTQRTFPQGNEPRRIWEWAEVRNQLHQLPDALRHIDREDIVLQVFEPPAPPKTPQQVTWKGSPYPGLCHFTEAQAPIFFGRARETRALLDKLSKNPFLAIVGASGSGKSSLIAAGVIPRLEEIAGGFQWECVRFTPGIFEDPFMALASRLDQRLVEHGQRDKDIAVKLRARGDLTEYADRILKGRPEGKLFLFIDQFEELFTRTKPEHHHQFLAMLEKATKIPQLCTVITLRADFYPHCLKHRSLETLLNDGMFSLAAPDKRALYVMITGPASLAGVSFDEGLPWRILEDTGDEPGALALMAFALAELYRACQPSTIMTDSAYDSFGGVRGAIAKRADTAYGELDQDTRTAFGNVFKELVEVDPECGVPTRKRAPSRRFIDSPAANALVNTFTQARLFVGSDAPGGEEVVEVAHEALLTNWPRLHEWIEARFDDFRLLRQVRLDAAEWERQGRPDANLWRHERLKPVHHMRERLQPELTDPEKAFIRSEADRLLENIDNPATTPQQRAIIGDRLADIGDHREGVGLNADGLPVLKWCEVPPGKITLEDNGGTFTVKEFAISRYPITWVQYRSFLEAQDGYRWKKWWKGLAGREQEPGNQYRTRDNHPAENVSWYDAMVFCRWLSHRVGYEIRLPTEWEWQQAATGGQSANHYPWGKDWYPEFANTFESGLSRTTAVGLYPQGQSSMGALDMSGNVWEWCLNESENPKKEMNSATENSRVLRGGSWLNHQLDALATSRFCARPDYRNNRLGFRVVRSSPISS